One Dokdonia sp. Dokd-P16 genomic window carries:
- a CDS encoding heavy-metal-associated domain-containing protein, whose protein sequence is MKHTFNIQGMTCNGCRTSVEKKLSQVNGVTNASVNLEKEEAVIQMDSHIDTATFQNALPEKYTISEKKTEQNVFANINDGNAFAKAETEKTKLQQLKPLLIILGYIAIATVLLNYSRENWDGAMLDFMGLFFIVFSFFKILDLKGFPDSFRMYDPLAKVVPAYAWVYPFIETALGLMFLMRFKIPTALIATLIILGITTVGVTKILLDKKSIQCACLGTALKLPMTEATFIENAIMIVMAVVMLIQYVN, encoded by the coding sequence ATGAAACACACATTTAACATACAAGGGATGACCTGCAATGGTTGTCGCACCAGCGTTGAGAAAAAGCTTTCGCAAGTAAACGGTGTTACAAACGCATCTGTAAATCTTGAAAAGGAAGAAGCGGTCATTCAAATGGATAGCCATATCGATACGGCAACATTTCAAAATGCACTTCCAGAAAAATATACCATTTCAGAAAAGAAAACCGAGCAAAATGTTTTTGCAAATATTAATGATGGTAACGCTTTCGCGAAAGCAGAAACCGAAAAAACCAAGCTTCAACAGCTCAAACCGTTGCTCATTATTTTAGGCTACATCGCTATTGCAACGGTTTTACTGAACTATTCACGGGAAAATTGGGATGGTGCGATGCTTGACTTTATGGGTCTGTTCTTCATTGTTTTCAGCTTCTTTAAGATTTTAGATTTAAAAGGCTTTCCTGACAGTTTTAGAATGTACGACCCGCTTGCCAAAGTTGTACCTGCCTATGCTTGGGTATATCCATTTATTGAAACAGCGCTGGGATTAATGTTCTTGATGCGATTTAAAATACCTACCGCATTAATCGCCACGCTTATCATTTTGGGAATTACAACCGTGGGTGTAACTAAAATATTGCTGGATAAGAAATCGATACAATGCGCTTGTCTGGGTACTGCTCTAAAGCTACCTATGACCGAAGCCACCTTTATAGAAAACGCCATTATGATTGTAATGGCCGTTGTAATGCTAATTCAATATGTAAACTAA
- a CDS encoding DUF3347 domain-containing protein, with product MKNVIKTTLLMLALVSFVSCKNETKNDKNTSNSETATMAELSFEDENVGKQFQHYIHLKTALVNSDMDEAKTGAKMLLENSDDATLKELLSKISASNDIEKQRALFSDVTEKMTDIVNESINSGEVFQQFCPMAFNNEGGYWLSTEEEIRNPYFGDRMLKCGKVTETIK from the coding sequence ATGAAAAACGTAATTAAAACAACATTATTAATGCTTGCCTTAGTAAGCTTTGTTTCGTGTAAGAATGAAACTAAAAACGATAAAAACACATCAAATTCTGAAACTGCTACGATGGCAGAATTGTCTTTTGAAGATGAAAATGTAGGCAAACAATTTCAGCATTATATCCACCTTAAAACCGCATTGGTAAATTCAGATATGGACGAAGCGAAAACTGGTGCAAAAATGCTTTTGGAAAATTCAGACGATGCCACTTTAAAAGAATTGCTTTCTAAAATTTCTGCATCAAATGATATTGAAAAACAGCGCGCCTTGTTTTCTGATGTGACAGAGAAAATGACTGACATTGTCAACGAATCAATTAATTCGGGCGAAGTGTTTCAGCAATTCTGCCCAATGGCTTTTAACAATGAAGGTGGCTACTGGTTATCGACGGAAGAAGAAATCCGTAATCCTTACTTCGGCGATAGAATGTTAAAATGTGGTAAAGTGACGGAAACTATTAAGTAA
- a CDS encoding efflux RND transporter periplasmic adaptor subunit: MNKNILYIGIAVVVGLFAGWLIFGNGSSDSNKDMSEMSDHDHSGETEDQMWTCSMHPQIMQPEAGDCPICGMDLIPAEAGAEGLAANEIKMTENAMALANIQTTIVGNTQVSDDDGMISLSGKIAANEENNTVQASYFKGRIERLNVNYEGQRVKRGQLLATIYAPDLVAAQQELITAASLKESQPALYKAVRNKLKNWKLSEKQINAIEESGSVRDNFPIYATVSGTVSEVMAAQGDYVNQGQPIIKLSNLNSVWAEFDAYENQIAQFKVGQKINITTNAYPNKEFEGTISFIDPMLNKATRTVTVRATLQNRDDLFKPGMFVTGKVEGATQTMENALSVPASAVLWTGERSLVYIKTNPNEPIFEMREVTLGNRSGENYQVSTGLNNGDEIVTNGTFTVDAAAQLQGKKSMMNQQMMQDESAMMGDMEMSFSNTFSSDFNKALPSYLKMKDALVASDAGQVSAFAKATSKKLKEISITELGKMEKQHLTKSIEMLDAIVANNNLENQRAHFVILNENIVPIAMNIENSTNYYVQKCPMANNNKGAVWLSTEEEIKNPYYGDAMLTCGSVIDSL; encoded by the coding sequence ATGAATAAAAACATTTTATATATAGGAATTGCTGTCGTGGTAGGGCTATTTGCTGGATGGCTTATTTTTGGAAATGGGTCGAGTGATTCAAATAAGGATATGTCTGAAATGTCAGACCACGACCACTCTGGCGAAACCGAAGACCAAATGTGGACGTGTTCAATGCACCCACAGATAATGCAACCCGAAGCTGGTGATTGCCCTATATGTGGAATGGACTTAATCCCTGCGGAAGCTGGTGCTGAAGGTCTTGCAGCAAACGAGATTAAAATGACCGAAAACGCAATGGCGTTGGCAAATATCCAAACTACTATCGTGGGGAATACGCAAGTAAGCGATGATGATGGGATGATATCCCTTTCGGGGAAAATAGCTGCAAACGAAGAAAATAATACCGTGCAAGCCAGTTATTTTAAAGGTAGGATAGAACGACTTAATGTCAACTATGAAGGTCAGCGAGTAAAGCGTGGTCAGTTACTGGCAACCATTTACGCGCCAGACCTTGTCGCGGCGCAGCAGGAATTAATTACAGCTGCATCGCTGAAAGAATCACAACCAGCTTTATACAAAGCGGTGCGCAATAAGCTCAAAAACTGGAAACTTTCAGAAAAACAAATCAATGCAATTGAAGAAAGTGGCAGCGTACGTGACAACTTCCCTATTTATGCAACTGTTTCAGGAACGGTTTCAGAAGTAATGGCTGCGCAGGGTGATTATGTTAATCAAGGACAGCCTATTATTAAATTGAGCAACCTTAATTCAGTTTGGGCAGAATTTGATGCCTATGAAAATCAGATTGCACAATTTAAGGTTGGACAAAAAATCAACATTACGACCAATGCCTATCCCAATAAGGAATTTGAAGGAACTATCTCTTTCATCGACCCTATGCTTAACAAAGCAACACGTACGGTAACGGTGCGTGCAACCTTACAAAATCGAGACGATCTATTTAAACCAGGAATGTTTGTGACTGGAAAGGTAGAAGGTGCAACCCAAACTATGGAAAACGCTCTTTCTGTTCCAGCAAGTGCTGTATTATGGACTGGCGAGCGTTCATTAGTATATATAAAAACCAATCCTAATGAGCCTATTTTTGAAATGCGAGAAGTTACCTTGGGCAATCGCTCTGGTGAGAATTACCAAGTATCGACTGGACTGAATAATGGCGATGAAATAGTAACTAATGGGACGTTTACAGTAGATGCAGCTGCGCAACTGCAAGGTAAAAAATCAATGATGAATCAGCAGATGATGCAGGATGAATCAGCTATGATGGGCGATATGGAAATGAGTTTCAGTAATACGTTCAGTTCTGATTTCAACAAAGCATTACCATCATATCTTAAAATGAAAGATGCTCTTGTGGCAAGCGATGCTGGTCAGGTTTCCGCTTTCGCGAAAGCGACATCAAAAAAATTAAAGGAAATATCTATAACGGAATTAGGCAAAATGGAAAAGCAGCATCTTACCAAAAGTATTGAGATGTTGGATGCTATTGTTGCCAATAACAATTTGGAAAACCAGCGAGCACATTTTGTGATACTCAATGAGAATATCGTGCCTATTGCTATGAACATAGAAAACTCAACAAATTACTATGTCCAAAAATGCCCAATGGCAAACAACAATAAAGGGGCGGTTTGGTTGAGTACAGAAGAAGAAATAAAGAATCCTTATTATGGCGATGCGATGTTGACCTGTGGTAGTGTGATTGATTCGTTGTAA
- a CDS encoding CusA/CzcA family heavy metal efflux RND transporter, protein MINRIIDFSINNKFIIGLFTLTLIGVGIWSMATVNLGSVPDITNNQVQVITQSPNLGTEDIEQFVTYPVELSMGNLPGVTEIRSISRFGLSVVTIVFEDDMGTYLPRQLVGEKLNELGESIPEKFGSPSMGPISTGLGQIYEYTIQPEEGFETKYSPMELRTAQDWVIKRQLTLLEGVVEVNSYGGSIKQYEVAVDPEKLNSMGISISQVYEALSQNNVNTGGAYIEKNKMSNFIRGEGLIRSLEDIKDISIINEGNIPITIGDVATRVHFGSQVRYGAFTQDGKEAVGGMIMMLKGSNPNAVIQNVKDRMAEIEKSLPDGLTIAPIIDRSELIARTTDTVKTNLLEGALIVIFALVLLLGSLRGGIITATTIPLSLLFAFILMKQFNVWANLMSLGAIDFGIIIDGAVIIIEGTVYEIQKRIRSGKLKFNQGVMDKVAYDAGSTMMGSAFFGQIIILIVFTPILFLTGVEGKMFKPMAYTFGFAMIGAIILCLTYVPMMAALFMKPVQNTKNWFGKFERRLEKISDKIIGAIHSAYMPLLKGALKLKFIVLSAATVLLVIAGFIFSNMGGEFVPQLDEGDLAMQALIRPGSSLTESIEVSKKIETILLESFPEIKTVTARIGVADIPTDPMPMDIADMYIILNKDMDEWTTVSTKEGLIDAIRDKLDDELVGVNLVFTQPVELRFNELLEGVREDIAVKLYGEDLEVLSEKVQEMAAIIQTVPGAGDVSAERTAGLPQMTVKYRRDKMAQYGLNIQKVNDYVSTAFAGGTAGVIFEGEKRFDLVVRFDESHRKSIDDLRNMYIDLKDGSQVPIIEIAEIEYVPGPMQISRDNTYRRTYVGVNARGRDVESVVKDIQQKLNEELDLPSGYYITYGGEFENLQSAKDRLIIVVPIALFLILILLYFALKSFSQSLMIYIAIPLAAIGGVFALWLRGMPFSISAGVGFIVLFGVAVLNGLVLINRFNSLKEEGVISIKNRIFQGTKERIRPIMLTATTDIFGFLPMAFSTSAGAEVQQPLATVVIGGMLTATLLTLIVLPVLYTFIEKRRERKDQNKMGSFNPQASTTILIVGFILGGTAFAKAQQSQAPVQDIVVQDSIIPIAISQAIEIAKENYPVLKASQLEIERQNALKGIAYDFGNTQVFTGGEEITDGQGIYTVIGIGQQNIDLLGIGAKKRLQQRRIELAQTAFNLSGIQIELEVKRAWSETFQAKKKFSLYRELDSIYGQFSKSVELNYEVEAISRLEYAAARNQALQINNKFQQAEIDYFIALQKLNLWLTPETMYTVTNDLEVAEISILDADDTLDEHPDLLLSRKLIDEAQASYDAVRANLLPKFNLQGGLQRVNGDSSFYTYQAGISIPLFSGPDRSRAKTAKLDTQIAETNATFKQRELQSQFIQARQNFTKWRDTWFFYKIEALPLAIDQRKGALLAYKEGALDYAAFTQIIRDAIQTEMDALDALDNYLDALFELQYFQN, encoded by the coding sequence ATGATTAATAGAATCATTGATTTTTCAATCAATAACAAATTTATCATTGGTCTTTTCACGTTGACTCTTATAGGAGTTGGTATTTGGTCAATGGCAACAGTAAACCTTGGGTCTGTACCAGATATTACAAATAATCAGGTGCAGGTCATCACGCAATCGCCTAATCTGGGAACGGAAGATATCGAACAGTTCGTAACCTATCCCGTAGAGCTATCTATGGGTAATTTACCTGGTGTTACTGAAATTAGATCCATTTCAAGATTTGGGCTCTCTGTAGTAACCATCGTTTTTGAAGACGATATGGGAACCTATCTTCCTAGACAACTGGTAGGGGAAAAACTCAACGAACTTGGTGAATCTATACCTGAAAAATTTGGAAGTCCATCTATGGGTCCCATTTCCACAGGATTAGGCCAAATTTATGAATACACAATTCAACCAGAAGAAGGTTTTGAAACCAAGTATTCGCCTATGGAACTGCGCACCGCGCAAGATTGGGTTATCAAAAGACAACTCACATTATTGGAAGGCGTTGTAGAGGTCAACTCTTATGGTGGTAGCATAAAACAATATGAAGTTGCTGTCGATCCAGAGAAGTTAAACAGTATGGGTATCAGCATTTCACAAGTGTATGAGGCTCTCTCACAGAACAACGTAAATACTGGTGGCGCTTATATAGAGAAAAATAAAATGTCAAATTTTATAAGAGGTGAAGGTCTAATTCGCTCTTTGGAAGACATTAAGGATATTTCCATTATTAATGAGGGCAACATTCCTATTACTATTGGGGACGTGGCAACGCGCGTCCATTTTGGGAGTCAAGTACGCTATGGTGCTTTTACACAAGACGGTAAAGAAGCTGTGGGCGGTATGATAATGATGCTCAAGGGCTCTAATCCTAATGCAGTCATTCAAAATGTAAAGGATCGTATGGCAGAAATTGAAAAATCTCTACCAGATGGTCTGACTATCGCCCCAATAATTGATCGTAGTGAGCTTATTGCAAGAACCACCGATACAGTTAAAACCAATCTTCTGGAAGGTGCATTGATTGTGATTTTTGCACTTGTCCTATTGTTGGGTAGTTTAAGAGGTGGAATCATAACTGCTACTACGATACCATTGTCCTTACTTTTTGCCTTTATTCTTATGAAGCAGTTTAATGTATGGGCAAACTTGATGAGTCTGGGAGCAATAGATTTTGGAATCATCATAGATGGTGCTGTAATTATTATTGAAGGAACGGTGTATGAAATCCAAAAAAGAATAAGGTCTGGTAAGCTAAAATTCAATCAAGGAGTGATGGATAAAGTTGCCTATGATGCCGGAAGCACGATGATGGGTTCTGCGTTCTTTGGACAGATTATTATTCTCATTGTTTTTACACCTATACTTTTTCTTACTGGTGTAGAAGGTAAAATGTTTAAACCTATGGCATACACCTTTGGGTTTGCAATGATAGGTGCCATCATTCTATGTCTTACGTACGTTCCTATGATGGCAGCACTTTTTATGAAACCAGTACAAAACACCAAAAATTGGTTTGGCAAATTTGAGCGCAGGCTCGAAAAGATAAGTGATAAAATCATAGGTGCTATTCATAGTGCATATATGCCTTTATTAAAAGGTGCTCTTAAACTGAAGTTTATCGTTTTATCAGCTGCTACCGTACTACTTGTTATCGCTGGATTCATATTTTCTAATATGGGAGGAGAATTTGTACCACAGCTTGATGAAGGAGATTTAGCAATGCAGGCACTTATAAGACCAGGAAGTTCGCTAACAGAATCTATTGAAGTTTCCAAGAAAATAGAAACCATCCTATTAGAAAGTTTCCCTGAAATCAAGACGGTAACTGCTCGTATAGGTGTTGCAGATATTCCTACAGATCCTATGCCTATGGATATTGCAGATATGTACATTATCCTTAATAAGGATATGGACGAGTGGACAACAGTTTCTACTAAAGAAGGTTTAATAGATGCTATAAGAGATAAACTGGATGATGAACTGGTGGGTGTGAATTTAGTTTTTACCCAACCGGTTGAATTGAGATTTAACGAGCTGTTAGAAGGCGTAAGAGAGGATATTGCTGTAAAGCTGTATGGCGAGGATTTAGAGGTTTTATCAGAAAAAGTTCAGGAAATGGCGGCTATTATACAAACCGTTCCTGGCGCTGGCGATGTAAGTGCAGAACGTACTGCTGGATTACCACAGATGACCGTAAAATATAGGCGTGATAAAATGGCGCAATACGGACTGAATATTCAAAAAGTAAATGATTACGTAAGTACCGCTTTTGCTGGAGGAACCGCTGGAGTCATCTTTGAAGGCGAAAAGCGATTTGATCTTGTTGTACGATTTGATGAAAGTCATAGAAAAAGTATTGATGACCTGCGCAATATGTATATTGATCTTAAGGATGGTAGTCAGGTGCCCATTATCGAAATAGCCGAGATTGAATATGTCCCTGGACCTATGCAAATCTCACGTGACAATACGTATAGAAGAACGTATGTAGGTGTAAATGCCCGAGGCAGAGATGTAGAATCTGTCGTTAAGGATATTCAACAAAAACTGAATGAAGAATTGGACTTACCATCAGGATATTATATTACCTATGGTGGAGAGTTTGAAAACCTACAAAGCGCAAAGGATCGTTTGATAATCGTTGTGCCCATCGCCCTGTTTTTAATCTTAATACTGCTATACTTTGCGTTAAAATCCTTTTCACAATCTTTAATGATTTACATCGCGATTCCTTTGGCAGCCATAGGTGGTGTATTTGCTTTATGGCTTCGCGGTATGCCATTTAGTATCTCGGCAGGTGTAGGGTTTATTGTACTATTTGGTGTGGCAGTTCTTAACGGTTTGGTACTTATAAACCGGTTTAATTCTCTTAAAGAAGAAGGTGTTATAAGCATAAAGAATAGAATATTTCAAGGGACTAAAGAACGTATTCGCCCTATTATGCTCACGGCGACCACAGATATTTTTGGCTTTTTACCAATGGCATTTTCCACATCGGCTGGTGCAGAGGTACAACAGCCACTTGCGACGGTGGTTATAGGTGGTATGCTTACGGCAACGCTGCTTACATTAATCGTTCTTCCCGTGCTTTATACATTTATAGAAAAGAGACGTGAGCGCAAAGATCAGAACAAGATGGGTTCTTTTAATCCGCAAGCGTCAACTACGATTTTAATAGTTGGTTTTATTTTAGGTGGCACCGCTTTCGCGAAAGCGCAACAATCACAAGCACCTGTGCAAGACATTGTTGTCCAGGATAGCATCATACCCATCGCAATTTCACAAGCCATAGAAATTGCCAAAGAGAATTATCCTGTGCTGAAAGCGAGCCAACTCGAAATCGAAAGACAGAACGCACTTAAGGGCATTGCTTACGACTTCGGTAATACCCAAGTTTTTACTGGTGGCGAAGAGATTACAGACGGTCAAGGCATTTATACCGTGATAGGCATCGGGCAACAGAATATTGATCTACTGGGCATAGGAGCCAAAAAACGTTTGCAACAACGACGTATCGAGTTGGCACAAACTGCATTTAACCTTTCTGGAATTCAGATAGAATTGGAAGTCAAAAGAGCGTGGTCAGAAACATTTCAAGCAAAAAAGAAGTTCTCTTTGTACCGTGAATTGGATAGCATTTATGGTCAATTTTCAAAATCTGTAGAACTAAATTATGAAGTCGAAGCTATTTCACGGTTGGAATATGCCGCCGCGCGCAATCAGGCCTTGCAAATCAACAACAAATTTCAGCAGGCAGAAATTGATTATTTCATCGCGTTACAAAAACTCAATCTTTGGTTAACACCAGAAACGATGTATACCGTAACTAATGATTTGGAAGTTGCCGAAATTTCGATTTTGGATGCCGATGATACATTAGATGAACATCCCGATTTATTGCTTTCGCGAAAGCTTATAGATGAAGCACAAGCAAGCTACGACGCAGTTAGAGCAAACTTATTACCCAAGTTCAACCTGCAAGGTGGCTTGCAGCGTGTTAATGGCGATAGTAGTTTTTATACCTATCAAGCTGGAATTTCCATTCCGTTATTTTCTGGTCCAGACCGCAGTCGTGCAAAGACTGCAAAACTGGATACACAGATAGCAGAAACAAATGCCACTTTCAAACAACGAGAGTTGCAATCACAATTCATACAGGCACGGCAAAATTTTACAAAGTGGCGAGACACGTGGTTTTTCTATAAAATCGAAGCGCTGCCACTTGCCATAGACCAGCGCAAAGGCGCATTGCTCGCTTACAAGGAAGGAGCACTGGATTATGCCGCATTCACGCAAATCATACGCGATGCCATACAAACAGAAATGGATGCGCTGGACGCACTCGATAATTATTTAGATGCCTTGTTTGAACTACAATATTTTCAAAACTAA
- a CDS encoding DUF305 domain-containing protein: MNSNEHTNSGKSKNHYTRFVAMLACSFVAMYITMYLNTYEWDHVWFSLTRFYMVCLGISAMAIIMFVAMRGMYQNKKKNLAIVLGSIVLFAGALGLVRDQKSTVGDILWMKAMIPHHSIAILTSERADIKDPEVKKLADDIIKAQRKEIAEMKAMINRLQNEE, from the coding sequence ATGAATTCAAACGAACACACAAATTCAGGAAAATCAAAAAATCATTATACACGTTTTGTAGCGATGCTGGCTTGCTCTTTTGTAGCAATGTATATCACGATGTATTTAAATACCTATGAATGGGACCACGTATGGTTTAGTCTTACGAGATTTTATATGGTCTGTTTAGGTATCTCAGCTATGGCCATCATAATGTTTGTTGCAATGCGTGGTATGTATCAAAATAAAAAGAAAAATTTAGCGATAGTCTTGGGAAGTATAGTTCTCTTTGCAGGTGCATTGGGACTTGTACGTGACCAAAAGTCAACTGTTGGCGATATACTTTGGATGAAGGCAATGATACCGCACCACTCAATAGCAATTCTAACAAGTGAGCGTGCAGATATTAAAGACCCAGAAGTTAAAAAGCTAGCTGACGATATCATTAAGGCACAGCGTAAAGAAATTGCAGAGATGAAAGCAATGATAAACCGTTTACAGAACGAAGAATAA
- a CDS encoding efflux RND transporter periplasmic adaptor subunit, translated as MKTKKYIPITAMLLALLLTSCGDSKTAKDETKESTQTEESHTEGEAEEVMLTAQQFEALQMEIDTLSQRNMSGYVEANGTLEVPPQNEANITALTGANIASIEVIEGDEVKRNQAVAYLSHPSIIQIQSDYLNAYSNSRFLKQEYERQKRLYEAGVASGMNYQKATADYQASTAMVNGLEAQLRQYNIKVSGVRNGTIYQLVALRSPIAGVVEKVFIKTGQYVEPQTNLMEIVDTDHVHADLMVFEKDVDKVKKGQKVRFSIQSRPGKELEAKIYSVSQTFEQDPKAVHVHAEIENKEGGLIPGMYIKGKIEVDNEKTTAFPESAIVTEAGKNYVFEAHREDDAWSFIPIEITTGEKDGEWIAIRFFETPDPNARFAYNNAYYLMGEMKKGETEHEH; from the coding sequence ATGAAAACGAAAAAATATATACCTATTACAGCGATGCTATTAGCATTATTATTGACCAGTTGTGGCGACTCAAAAACTGCCAAAGATGAAACTAAAGAAAGTACACAAACTGAAGAAAGCCATACAGAAGGCGAAGCTGAAGAAGTGATGCTCACGGCACAACAGTTTGAAGCCTTGCAGATGGAAATTGATACGCTCTCTCAACGCAATATGAGCGGTTATGTAGAAGCAAACGGTACGTTGGAAGTACCACCGCAAAACGAAGCAAATATTACAGCCCTTACGGGAGCAAATATTGCATCCATAGAGGTAATAGAGGGCGACGAAGTCAAAAGGAATCAAGCAGTTGCCTATCTATCTCATCCCAGTATTATACAGATACAGAGTGATTACCTAAATGCATACAGCAATAGTCGGTTTTTAAAACAAGAATATGAACGTCAAAAAAGGCTTTACGAAGCTGGCGTAGCATCTGGTATGAATTATCAAAAAGCCACGGCAGATTATCAAGCATCTACTGCAATGGTAAACGGGCTGGAAGCACAATTACGACAGTATAATATTAAGGTGAGTGGCGTCCGCAATGGTACAATTTATCAGCTTGTTGCTTTGCGCAGTCCTATTGCAGGTGTGGTAGAAAAAGTTTTCATAAAAACTGGTCAATATGTGGAGCCACAGACCAATCTAATGGAAATAGTAGATACAGACCACGTACACGCAGATTTGATGGTTTTTGAAAAGGATGTGGACAAAGTGAAGAAGGGACAAAAGGTACGGTTCAGCATTCAATCTCGACCAGGAAAAGAACTGGAAGCAAAGATTTATTCAGTCAGCCAGACTTTTGAGCAGGACCCAAAAGCGGTTCACGTTCACGCTGAGATCGAAAATAAAGAAGGTGGTCTTATCCCTGGAATGTACATTAAAGGTAAGATTGAAGTTGATAATGAGAAGACTACAGCATTTCCTGAAAGTGCTATAGTCACAGAAGCTGGTAAGAATTATGTGTTTGAAGCTCATAGGGAAGATGATGCGTGGAGTTTTATACCAATTGAAATTACTACAGGCGAGAAAGATGGCGAATGGATAGCCATACGCTTTTTTGAAACCCCAGATCCTAATGCTCGTTTTGCATACAATAATGCTTATTACCTAATGGGAGAAATGAAAAAGGGAGAAACTGAACACGAACATTAA
- a CDS encoding permease — MDKFLEQWGEAAYTTTGFFWMALWAFILGYIISSMIQVFITEKRMQKTMGENEKKSVLLGTFFGFISSSCSFAALASTKSIFKKGASFVSSIAFLLASTNLVIELGIIISIFLGWQFVVGEYVGGILLILICWILIRLINPKKLIQKARKNLKSEGDDEEMDDSTDWKKQIQQESSWAKVAKKYKMEWQMVWKDVTVGFTIAGIVAAFVPDSFFQTLFINSGKGNTDFTFLEILEHIVVGPIAAFLTFIGSMGNIPLAALLFGKGVSFAGVMAFIFSDLVVFPVLRINAKYYGWKMSFFIVFLLFTALIGTALALHYSFDLLNILPDPSQVTIQDKEHFKLDYTFYLNIAFLAISGYLIYLGFFKKKDVEHSMSEMAPKSPLLETVLKYVAIACYIWLAGGLITKFLI, encoded by the coding sequence ATGGATAAATTTTTAGAACAATGGGGCGAAGCCGCATATACGACTACCGGATTTTTCTGGATGGCATTGTGGGCATTTATTTTGGGCTATATCATCAGTAGTATGATACAGGTTTTTATAACCGAAAAACGGATGCAGAAAACAATGGGCGAAAATGAAAAGAAGAGTGTACTTCTTGGAACATTTTTCGGATTTATAAGCAGTTCGTGCAGCTTTGCCGCACTTGCTTCTACCAAGTCCATTTTTAAGAAAGGTGCCAGCTTTGTTTCATCTATCGCTTTCTTACTGGCATCTACAAATCTTGTCATCGAGCTGGGTATCATCATATCCATTTTCTTGGGATGGCAGTTTGTAGTGGGCGAATATGTGGGCGGTATTTTGCTCATTCTCATTTGCTGGATTTTAATACGCCTTATCAACCCGAAAAAACTTATCCAAAAAGCCCGCAAAAACCTTAAAAGCGAAGGCGACGATGAAGAGATGGATGATTCCACCGATTGGAAAAAACAAATACAGCAAGAATCGAGCTGGGCAAAAGTAGCCAAGAAATACAAGATGGAATGGCAGATGGTCTGGAAGGATGTTACCGTAGGTTTTACCATCGCAGGTATCGTCGCGGCTTTTGTACCTGATTCATTTTTCCAAACGCTGTTTATCAATAGTGGTAAAGGCAATACAGATTTTACGTTTCTTGAAATATTGGAACATATAGTCGTAGGTCCAATTGCCGCATTCTTAACCTTTATAGGCTCGATGGGTAACATCCCATTGGCAGCTTTGTTATTTGGTAAAGGTGTGAGTTTTGCAGGGGTTATGGCATTTATTTTTAGTGATTTGGTGGTTTTTCCGGTATTACGTATCAACGCAAAATACTATGGTTGGAAAATGTCATTTTTCATTGTATTCCTATTATTCACAGCACTAATAGGTACGGCACTTGCCCTTCATTATAGTTTTGATTTACTGAACATATTGCCAGATCCGTCACAGGTTACCATTCAGGATAAAGAACATTTTAAATTGGATTATACCTTTTACCTGAATATCGCCTTCCTTGCCATTTCAGGATATCTAATTTATCTGGGATTTTTCAAGAAAAAAGATGTGGAACACTCAATGAGTGAGATGGCACCAAAAAGCCCATTGCTTGAAACCGTTTTAAAGTATGTCGCTATCGCCTGCTATATCTGGCTGGCAGGCGGATTAATCACTAAATTTTTAATTTAA